AGAAAGTCCAACTCAAGCCCGCTCTAGAGTTTTCTGATGCGGTCAAGCTGACACTTGAAAAGGCTGGGCCAGGCGTCATCACTGCCGGAGATATTAAGACTCCTACCGGTGTTGAGGTGGTTAATCCATCGCAGTACATTGCTACTCTAAACTCGGATTCAGTTGTCTACATCGAGCTTTTTGCAGAGATCGGAAGAGGGTTCGTCCCCGTGTCGGAAATGGAGATCGAGCATGACGTGGAAATGATATATATCGATGGGATCTTCAGTCCAGTAATGAAAGTGAATTTCCAGACAGAAAACGTTCGTGTAGGCAAAAGAACAGACTATGACAAGTTGGTTCTTGAAGTTTGGACAAAAAAGTCGATAACTCCCTCAGATGCCTTGATGAGAGCTACGGACATTCTGATGAGGCACTTCGAAGTAGTCTCCAGTGGTCTTGGTCAGCCGTCTCTAGGACTTACGGGTTCGACAATAGAACCGGAAGAAGACGAGACGATCGTCGAAGAGACCGAAGTGAGCGCGGAAACGCCACAGGCTGAAGAACAGGATTCGAACTCCCTTGCAGCCAAAAAGGTTGAAGAGCTTGATCTTTCCGTGAGATCTCTTAACTGTCTTAAACGCGATAAAATAAACACGATAGGCGATCTTCTTGACAAAAGTGAGGCAGATCTGCTTAAGATCCGAAATTTTGGCGAGAAGTCTATGCTTGAGGTTGTGAAAAAGCTGAGAGACAAGTTCAACATCGTACTCAAGAAAGAATGATTGTGAGGAGGCCTATTAGCCATGCGTCATAGAGTTAGTGGAAGCAAATTGAATATGCCCCACAGCCAGAGAGTCGCTTTGATGAGGAATCTGGCGAGGGAGCTTTTTGAACATGGAACGATTGTAACAACTATAACCAGAGCTAAGGAAGTGAGGCCTTTCGTCGAAAGTATAATAACTAAGGCAAAAAAGGCTTCGATTCTATCCACAGAAATTGTTTCAAAGGGTCCGGATAATGCGGAGACTCAAGAGCTAAAATCAAGAAATCTTGCTTTAAGACGTGAGATTAACAGAAACTTCAATGACCGAAAACTGGTCAGGAAGATATGTGATGAAGTGGCAGTCAAGTACCGCGAAAGAAACGGTGGATACACGAGGATTGTGAAATTAGGTATGCGAAGGGGCGACGCAAGTGAAATGGCTGTTCTTCAGTTGATTGACAACGAAGAAAGGCAGAACAAGAAGCCCGAGAAGAGAAGCGAAAAGAAAGAAAAGAAACATGAGAAAAAATGATGGCTACCGCAAGGTAGCCATTCTTCGGAGGTTTGACGATGAAGATATTTCTTGATACCGCAAATATTGAAGACATCAGGGAGGGAATGAAGCTCGGACTCGTTGATGGAGTCACCACTAACCCCACTCTGGTTTCAAGAGAAAATGTCAAGTTCGAAGATCGTGTAGTCGAAATCTGTGAGACAGTAAAGGGACCGGTGTCTGCTGAAGTTACTGCGACAGATTATGAAAACATGATCGCGCAGGCACGTGAGTTAGCTTCTCTAAGTGACTACGTTGTTGTGAAGATTCCAATGACAAGGGATGGAATGCGCGCCGTCAAGACCCTGAGTGGAGAAGGAATCAAGACAAATGTCACCCTAATATTCAATTCTCTCCAGGCAACGCTTGCAGCAAAAGCCGGTGCAACCTATGTTAGCCCGTTTGTCGGAAGGCTAGACGACATAGCAAGCGATGGCATGGGGGTTGTTGAGGAGATTATCGAAATATTCGCTAATTACGGTTACGACACGGAAATAATCGTCGCAAGCGTTAGGCATCCAATGCACGTACTTGAAGCAGCTTTGATGGGCGCAGATATCGTAACTATACCTTTTGATGTGCTTCTGAAGCTATTTGGTCATCCGCTTACTGATATCGGAATAGAGAGATTCACAGAGGACTGGAAGCGCTATAAGAAACAGCAAGGTCAGTAAGCTTTGAATTTTGCTTCTTTAGTGGTATATTATTCCTGAAAGAACTGGTACCTCACCGGAGACGGGTCTCCCAAGCTTTCTTACAAATACTGTTAGCTTCACAATTTTGGCAATTCCTAAGACATGGAAGGAGGGTAGGTGCATTCTTCCTACGGCGGACTGAATGTACCGTCAAATTTGAGCCCAAGAAAAAAGAAAACTGAAGAAACACCTAGTGAACTTGAGGAAAAAGCGGTTGCTGAAAAAAAGACAACAAGAAAGAGAACGACTAGAAAGAAGACTGAATCGAAGAAACCCGAAGAGAATCAGGAGGCCGTGAAGACTCCTTCTAGACAGATGGCTGAGGAGAAAGATGCAGTTGAAATTTTATCTAAAGAAGACCCCGGGGACTCCAAAGCGGAGAATTCTGTGACCAAGGAGCCTGGAAAAGAAAGCATCCCGAGCGATGTCAGAGAGATACCAAGGAAAGAAAGAGAAAAGGATAAAGACAAAGACAAGGACAAGGACAACATCAGGGAAGTAGAAATCGATATTTCCCAACTCCAAACAATGCCTATAAGGGAGGTTTATAAGCTTGCAAGGAAGTATGACGTGCAGGGTTATACCCAGATGGCCAAGAAGGATTTGATTTTTGCCGTTCTCAAGGCTCAGACTGAATCATATGGTTACTTTTTCGATCAGGGTGTGCTGGAGATCACAGATGGGGGGTATGGTTTTCTGAGAACTCTCGATAACAATCTCCTCCCAAGCTCAAACGATATTTACGTTAGCCAGTCACAGATCAGAAGATTTAATCTCACCAGCGGTGATACAGTCGCGGGGCAGGTGAGACCGCCGAAAGAAGGCGAGAAGTATTTCGCGCTCCTGAGAATAGAAGCTATTAATCACAAGGCGATCAACTTCGCTGCTGAGAGAATCACTTTTCAGAACTTAACGCCTATTCACCCCGAGGATAAGCTTATAACGGAAACAGAATCGCATATTATGAGTACGAGAATGGTCGATCTCTTTTCCCCGATAGGAAAGGGGCAGAGAGGTCTAATAGTCTCTCCTCCTAAGGCCGGGAAGACGATATTGCTGAAGGAGCTTGCAAATGGAATCGCTGAAAACCATCCCGATACAGTCAGGATAATTCTGCTGATCGATGAAAGACCGGAAGAGGTCACAGATCTCAGGAGGAGTTCAAATGCACATGTGATCGCTGCTCCATTCGACATGCATCCCGAGAAACAGATCAGGGTTGCCGAAATGACAATTGAGATGGCTAAGCGATTAGTGGAGTTCAACTACGATGTGGTGATCCTCCTTGACAGCATCACGAGGCTGGCAAGGGCCTACAATCTCTACGTTCCGCCAAGTGGGAAGCTTCTGTCTGGAGGAGTGGACCCCTCAGCTTTGTATAAGCCGAAGTACTTTTTCGGTGCAGCAAGGAATATTGAAGAAGGCGGAAGCCTTACAATTATCGCAACGGCTCTTGTTGAAACGGGAAGCAAGATGGATGAAGTAATATTCGAGGAATTCAAGGGTACAGGAAACATGGAATTGATCCTTTCGAGGCAGCTTGCCAATAAGAGGATGTTCCCATCGATAAATCTTACCCTCTCCGGTACAAGGAGAGAAGAGCTTCTTCTTCCTTCAGATATTCTGCGGAAGGTCTGGGTTCTTAGAAGAATGCTTTCATCAATGTCGGAAGAAGAGGGTCTGAGACTCATCATGGATAAATTGCGTGGAACGGCTACTAATGAGGAGTTCCTGGACTTGATAGAGATGGAGAAAAAGTCGTACTAGACGGGAGATGTGAATGGCTAAGCACGTGATCGGAATCGATCTGGGCGGTACCGAGACCAAGATTGGAATCGTACAAGAAGATGGAATGATTATCGAAAAGAAGATGATTCCGACGAAGGTGCTCGATGGAAGAATCGCCGTTGTGACAAGAATTGGCAAAGCAATTGAAGAACTTCTTCTCGAATCTGGAATGAACTCCTCCGATGTTATTGGAATTGGTGTCGG
This window of the Mesotoga sp. BH458_6_3_2_1 genome carries:
- the rho gene encoding transcription termination factor Rho → MREVEIDISQLQTMPIREVYKLARKYDVQGYTQMAKKDLIFAVLKAQTESYGYFFDQGVLEITDGGYGFLRTLDNNLLPSSNDIYVSQSQIRRFNLTSGDTVAGQVRPPKEGEKYFALLRIEAINHKAINFAAERITFQNLTPIHPEDKLITETESHIMSTRMVDLFSPIGKGQRGLIVSPPKAGKTILLKELANGIAENHPDTVRIILLIDERPEEVTDLRRSSNAHVIAAPFDMHPEKQIRVAEMTIEMAKRLVEFNYDVVILLDSITRLARAYNLYVPPSGKLLSGGVDPSALYKPKYFFGAARNIEEGGSLTIIATALVETGSKMDEVIFEEFKGTGNMELILSRQLANKRMFPSINLTLSGTRREELLLPSDILRKVWVLRRMLSSMSEEEGLRLIMDKLRGTATNEEFLDLIEMEKKSY
- the rplQ gene encoding 50S ribosomal protein L17; translation: MRHRVSGSKLNMPHSQRVALMRNLARELFEHGTIVTTITRAKEVRPFVESIITKAKKASILSTEIVSKGPDNAETQELKSRNLALRREINRNFNDRKLVRKICDEVAVKYRERNGGYTRIVKLGMRRGDASEMAVLQLIDNEERQNKKPEKRSEKKEKKHEKK
- the fsa gene encoding fructose-6-phosphate aldolase; translated protein: MKIFLDTANIEDIREGMKLGLVDGVTTNPTLVSRENVKFEDRVVEICETVKGPVSAEVTATDYENMIAQARELASLSDYVVVKIPMTRDGMRAVKTLSGEGIKTNVTLIFNSLQATLAAKAGATYVSPFVGRLDDIASDGMGVVEEIIEIFANYGYDTEIIVASVRHPMHVLEAALMGADIVTIPFDVLLKLFGHPLTDIGIERFTEDWKRYKKQQGQ
- a CDS encoding DNA-directed RNA polymerase subunit alpha, producing MLTSIMPKNLRIEEEREDENSYFTRFILSPMERGYATTIGNSLRRVLLSSIPSMAITRLKIPGKYHEYDVIDGVKEDILEIILNFKKVQLKPALEFSDAVKLTLEKAGPGVITAGDIKTPTGVEVVNPSQYIATLNSDSVVYIELFAEIGRGFVPVSEMEIEHDVEMIYIDGIFSPVMKVNFQTENVRVGKRTDYDKLVLEVWTKKSITPSDALMRATDILMRHFEVVSSGLGQPSLGLTGSTIEPEEDETIVEETEVSAETPQAEEQDSNSLAAKKVEELDLSVRSLNCLKRDKINTIGDLLDKSEADLLKIRNFGEKSMLEVVKKLRDKFNIVLKKE